The Candidatus Cloacimonadota bacterium genome has a segment encoding these proteins:
- a CDS encoding YbhB/YbcL family Raf kinase inhibitor-like protein, translated as MRFKIFSFENGAKIPGKFAFCIPSEEGHISLGENINPHLGWDNIPKGTKSLAIICHDPDVPSVGDDVNQEGKTVSKDLPRVDFYHWILIDIPTSIIEIPEGAMSEGVITKGKEPGNTKYGIDGINNYTDWFAGDKEMAGNYGGYDGPCPPWNDEIIHHYVFTVYALDVETLGLKGIFGGPEVLKAMKGHILEKAEWIGTYTLNPELM; from the coding sequence TTTAAAATATTTTCTTTTGAAAACGGAGCAAAAATTCCAGGAAAATTTGCGTTCTGTATTCCCTCAGAAGAAGGTCATATTTCTTTAGGAGAGAATATAAATCCTCATCTCGGTTGGGACAATATTCCAAAAGGGACGAAATCATTGGCAATTATCTGTCACGATCCTGATGTTCCTTCGGTTGGTGACGATGTGAATCAGGAAGGAAAAACAGTATCCAAAGATCTACCTCGAGTTGATTTTTATCATTGGATTCTAATCGATATTCCAACCTCAATCATTGAAATTCCTGAAGGAGCAATGTCTGAGGGAGTTATCACGAAAGGAAAAGAACCGGGGAACACCAAATATGGAATTGACGGGATCAATAATTACACTGACTGGTTTGCCGGAGATAAAGAGATGGCAGGAAATTATGGTGGTTATGACGGTCCGTGTCCACCCTGGAATGACGAAATTATCCATCATTATGTTTTTACAGTTTATGCTTTAGATGTTGAAACTCTCGGATTAAAAGGAATTTTCGGAGGTCCGGAAGTTCTGAAAGCAATGAAAGGTCACATCCTCGAAAAAGCAGAATGGATTGGAACTTATACTTTGAATCCGGAGTTGATGTAA